In Kocuria turfanensis, a single genomic region encodes these proteins:
- a CDS encoding IS481 family transposase, which translates to MPHVNAPLTPTGRLRMVLRHLDDGIPKAHVATEFRVSRPTVATWVARYLESGEAGLADRPSTPRRSPQRTPAAVVELIESLRRDRKWSARRIHRHLLGLGHEMHLRTVGRWLARLGISRLRDLTPAGDDLRRPPQRIRAAWPGHMVHLDVKKVGRIPDGGGWRAHGRGSTAAKAAKRGPGAKVGYTYLHSAVDGFSRLAYTEALADEKAVTTIGFFCRARAFFAAHGITRLHRVVTDNGANYKARDFTRTVEALAGRHQRIRPYTPRHNGKVERFNRLLADEVLYVRPYASEQARRDAIVVWVNHFNYHRPHTACGDQPPASRTPARVNNVTPSYT; encoded by the coding sequence ATGCCCCACGTTAACGCACCCCTGACCCCGACCGGCCGGCTGCGCATGGTCCTGCGCCACCTCGACGACGGGATCCCCAAGGCCCACGTGGCCACCGAGTTCCGCGTCAGCCGACCCACGGTGGCCACGTGGGTGGCCCGCTACCTCGAATCCGGCGAAGCTGGGTTGGCCGACCGGCCCTCGACTCCCCGGCGCAGCCCTCAGCGCACCCCGGCGGCCGTCGTGGAGCTCATCGAGTCCCTCCGGCGAGACCGGAAATGGTCCGCCCGACGCATCCACCGCCACCTGCTCGGTCTCGGCCATGAAATGCACCTGCGCACGGTCGGTCGCTGGCTGGCCCGCCTGGGCATCTCCCGGCTGCGCGACCTCACCCCGGCGGGGGACGACCTGCGACGCCCACCCCAGCGGATCCGTGCCGCCTGGCCCGGGCACATGGTCCACCTGGATGTGAAGAAGGTCGGGCGGATCCCCGACGGCGGCGGCTGGCGCGCCCACGGCCGCGGCAGTACGGCGGCGAAGGCGGCCAAGCGCGGACCCGGGGCGAAGGTCGGCTACACCTACCTGCACTCGGCCGTGGACGGCTTCTCGAGGCTGGCCTACACCGAGGCTCTGGCCGATGAGAAGGCGGTGACGACGATCGGATTCTTCTGCCGAGCCCGGGCGTTCTTCGCCGCCCACGGCATCACCCGGCTGCACCGGGTGGTCACCGACAACGGCGCCAACTACAAGGCCCGCGACTTCACCCGCACCGTGGAGGCCCTCGCCGGCCGGCACCAGCGCATCCGCCCCTACACGCCCCGGCACAACGGGAAGGTCGAACGGTTCAACCGGCTGCTGGCCGACGAGGTGCTCTACGTCCGCCCCTACGCCAGCGAGCAGGCCCGCCGGGACGCCATCGTGGTCTGGGTGAATCACTTCAATTACCATCGGCCCCACACCGCCTGCGGCGATCAGCCCCCGGCCTCACGCACCCCGGCCCGAGTCAATAACGTCACGCCCTCTTACACCTAG
- a CDS encoding GtrA family protein, with translation MNRLVDRFDALWHLFVKELMKFGVVGALAFVINASLTWVLMHTWFQDGHLKAKFIATAVAILFAWVANRLWTFRHKRQSDKRRELVQFLVANGIGMAIELGCLGFSYYVLGLTSAYASFVSGTIIGTILGTIFRYFAYRFWVFTEELDEDPNFADTAALEIALITGAAPAGRAEHARRGTAEQAPPETAEHSPRESAVHPGPDAHEGAGPAEGR, from the coding sequence GTGAACCGTCTCGTCGACCGTTTCGATGCCCTGTGGCACCTGTTCGTCAAGGAACTCATGAAGTTCGGAGTCGTCGGGGCGCTCGCCTTCGTCATCAACGCGTCGCTCACCTGGGTGCTGATGCACACCTGGTTCCAGGACGGGCACCTCAAGGCCAAGTTCATCGCCACCGCCGTCGCGATCCTCTTCGCCTGGGTCGCGAACCGCCTGTGGACCTTCCGGCACAAGCGCCAGTCGGACAAGCGCCGCGAGCTGGTGCAGTTCCTCGTGGCCAACGGCATCGGCATGGCCATCGAGCTGGGCTGCCTCGGCTTCAGCTACTACGTCCTGGGCCTCACCAGCGCCTACGCGTCCTTCGTGTCCGGCACGATCATCGGCACCATCCTCGGCACGATCTTCCGCTACTTCGCCTACCGCTTCTGGGTCTTCACCGAGGAGCTCGACGAGGACCCGAACTTCGCCGACACCGCTGCCCTCGAGATCGCGCTGATCACCGGGGCCGCCCCGGCGGGCCGCGCCGAGCACGCGCGGCGGGGAACCGCCGAGCAGGCGCCCCCGGAGACCGCCGAGCACTCGCCCCGGGAGAGTGCGGTGCACCCCGGCCCGGACGCCCACGAGGGCGCGGGCCCGGCCGAGGGCCGCTGA
- a CDS encoding TIGR01906 family membrane protein, which produces MPSSSNDKAPWQQAGSAAADARRGEDPVWTGLLPAVPPADPAPEPGTAAESGRDGAPAREGGTGPAEGTAGAAGSGRAPGGSRAVGAADVGEDEEADAEARRRAALRRDALADEPRFPRLQQVFLALLLPLALLAAAVRTVATPLFLWSEYHRPGFPADRYGFSTDERMVYGSYGLDYVLNWAPPEFLGGLVGPGGGRLFLGSEVAHMTDVKIVLQSALAAVAVLAVLGLVSSLYLRAKAPGAASGALFFGSWLTVVLLVLLAVAAVLGWEQFFALFHSLFFAEGSWTFRVSDTLIRLYPTQFWMDAAITVGALTLLGALAVMAATWPTAFRRHRALDRVRRRQELKRRLAGR; this is translated from the coding sequence GTGCCCTCCTCCAGCAACGACAAGGCCCCCTGGCAGCAGGCCGGCTCCGCCGCGGCGGACGCCCGGCGCGGCGAGGACCCGGTGTGGACGGGGCTGCTGCCCGCCGTCCCGCCCGCGGACCCCGCGCCGGAGCCGGGCACCGCGGCGGAGTCCGGCCGCGACGGCGCCCCCGCGCGCGAGGGCGGAACCGGACCCGCGGAGGGCACCGCGGGGGCCGCCGGGTCCGGGCGGGCCCCGGGCGGCTCCCGCGCCGTCGGCGCCGCCGACGTCGGGGAGGACGAGGAGGCGGACGCGGAGGCCCGCCGCCGGGCCGCCCTGCGCCGCGATGCGCTGGCCGACGAGCCCCGGTTCCCGCGCCTGCAGCAGGTCTTCCTGGCCCTGCTGCTGCCGCTGGCGCTGCTGGCGGCGGCGGTGCGCACGGTGGCCACGCCGCTGTTCCTGTGGTCGGAGTACCACCGGCCCGGCTTCCCCGCGGACCGCTACGGCTTCTCCACCGACGAGCGGATGGTCTACGGGTCCTACGGTCTGGACTACGTGCTGAACTGGGCGCCGCCCGAGTTCCTCGGCGGGCTCGTGGGCCCGGGCGGGGGCCGGCTCTTCCTGGGCTCGGAGGTCGCGCACATGACGGACGTGAAGATCGTCCTGCAGAGCGCCCTGGCCGCGGTCGCCGTCCTGGCCGTGCTCGGCCTCGTCTCCTCCCTGTACCTGCGGGCCAAGGCGCCGGGGGCGGCCTCGGGCGCCCTGTTCTTCGGGTCGTGGCTGACCGTGGTGCTGCTGGTGCTGCTGGCCGTGGCGGCGGTGCTGGGCTGGGAGCAGTTCTTCGCCCTGTTCCACTCGCTGTTCTTCGCGGAGGGCTCCTGGACCTTCCGGGTCTCCGACACCCTGATCCGGCTCTATCCCACCCAGTTCTGGATGGACGCCGCGATCACGGTGGGCGCGCTGACCCTGCTGGGCGCCCTCGCCGTGATGGCCGCGACCTGGCCCACCGCGTTCCGCCGGCACCGGGCCCTCGACCGGGTGCGCCGGCGCCAGGAGCTCAAGCGGCGGCTCGCCGGGCGCTGA
- a CDS encoding WhiB family transcriptional regulator — protein sequence MGEAARQQLVDSTPLSTSRRSVRSVPEDWFVDPADPRAAERHVRRTGGSLEEQATAYLAAHDTVQDLAEHASGPVVDLLGTPVADGGLDWGSVAGLYAVEEDEGELAWQTDALCAQTDPEAFFPEKGGSTRDAKRVCEACPVQSACLDYAMSKDEKFGIWGGLSERERRRLRRLTR from the coding sequence ATGGGAGAGGCCGCACGCCAGCAGCTCGTCGATTCCACCCCCCTCAGCACCTCGCGGCGCAGCGTGCGCTCGGTGCCCGAGGACTGGTTCGTGGATCCGGCCGACCCGCGGGCCGCCGAGCGCCACGTCCGCCGCACCGGTGGAAGCCTGGAGGAGCAGGCCACCGCCTACCTCGCCGCGCACGACACCGTGCAGGACCTCGCGGAGCACGCATCCGGGCCGGTCGTCGACCTGCTCGGGACCCCGGTCGCCGACGGCGGCCTGGACTGGGGCTCGGTCGCCGGGCTGTACGCGGTGGAGGAGGACGAGGGCGAGCTCGCCTGGCAGACCGACGCCCTGTGCGCCCAGACGGACCCGGAGGCCTTCTTCCCGGAGAAGGGTGGATCCACCCGTGACGCCAAGCGCGTCTGCGAGGCGTGCCCGGTGCAGAGCGCGTGCCTGGACTACGCCATGAGCAAGGACGAGAAGTTCGGCATCTGGGGCGGGCTGTCCGAACGGGAGCGCCGCCGCCTGCGCCGGCTCACGCGCTGA
- the rsmI gene encoding 16S rRNA (cytidine(1402)-2'-O)-methyltransferase, which translates to MHTEPHDDAPTAAPADPAGGTAGPGRVVLAGTPIGNLGDAPPRLREALETADVLAVEDTRRLRRLTAGLGVTTRGRVLTHHEHNEAGRVAELLDAVRSGATVLVLSDAGMPTVSDPGYRLAEAAAAEGLTVTAVPGPSAVLTALAVSGLPTDRFTFEGFLPRKSSERAARLAELVGERRTMVFYEAPHRLAVMLTALQEAFGPGRRAVVARELTKLHEEVVRGSLAELLDWCAEGQVRGEIAVVVAGAPAPEAARPEDLVAEVEALVAGGARLKDAAGEVAARSGVGKRELYETVLAARRG; encoded by the coding sequence GTGCACACCGAACCCCACGACGACGCCCCGACCGCCGCCCCCGCCGACCCGGCCGGCGGCACCGCGGGCCCCGGGCGGGTCGTGCTGGCGGGCACCCCGATCGGCAACCTCGGGGACGCCCCGCCCCGGCTGCGGGAGGCCCTGGAGACCGCGGACGTGCTCGCCGTCGAGGACACCCGCAGGCTGCGCCGGCTCACCGCCGGCCTCGGCGTCACCACCCGCGGGCGGGTGCTGACCCACCACGAGCACAACGAGGCCGGGCGGGTCGCCGAGCTGCTCGACGCCGTGCGCTCGGGGGCCACCGTGCTGGTCCTCTCCGACGCCGGGATGCCCACCGTCTCCGACCCGGGCTACCGGCTGGCCGAGGCCGCCGCGGCGGAGGGCCTGACCGTGACCGCCGTGCCCGGCCCCTCCGCGGTGCTCACGGCCCTGGCGGTGTCCGGGCTGCCCACCGACCGGTTCACGTTCGAGGGCTTCCTGCCGCGCAAGTCCTCCGAGCGGGCCGCCCGCCTGGCCGAGCTCGTCGGCGAGCGCCGCACCATGGTCTTCTACGAGGCCCCGCACCGGCTCGCGGTCATGCTGACCGCGCTGCAGGAGGCGTTCGGGCCCGGGCGCCGGGCGGTCGTCGCCCGGGAGCTCACCAAGCTGCACGAGGAGGTCGTGCGGGGTTCCCTCGCCGAGCTCCTCGACTGGTGCGCCGAGGGCCAGGTGCGCGGGGAGATCGCCGTCGTCGTCGCCGGTGCCCCGGCCCCCGAGGCGGCCCGCCCCGAGGACCTCGTGGCCGAGGTCGAGGCCCTCGTGGCCGGAGGCGCCCGGCTGAAGGACGCCGCCGGGGAGGTCGCCGCCCGCTCCGGCGTGGGCAAGCGGGAGCTCTACGAGACGGTGCTGGCCGCCCGCAGGGGCTGA
- a CDS encoding dolichyl-phosphate-mannose--protein mannosyltransferase yields MTSVSSSVRAPAPGPVTRAADPVTTLRRSLAPDALRERLLPPAAALPRLAWLAPLLVVVLGGVLRFHGLSHPDAIVFDETYYVKDSYSLLRYGYERQWPEGADELFVAGTPPEALSGPSYVVHPPVGKWLIAWGMWLVGAEDPVGWRFSSALFGTLSIALVCAAGWLLFRSVTVATLAGLFTAVDGLHLVQSRLAMLDVFLMFFVLLAFVLLLLDRRDGRRRLVARLGVPPGERVPEAQLARRLAWGPWLGVRWWRIAAGVACGLAVGVKWSALFLVAGLGVLTVLWDLNARRTAGIRHWLPAAVLKDGVPAFLAVVGTGAVAYVLTWTGWLASTGAYDRRWAQDHPGEGVLWLPAPLRSLWAYHSSAYGFHSGLGTEHSYEALPWLWLTLGRPTSYFYEAPERGAAGCTVEHCSQAILNIGNPLLWWTGIAAVLVAAWLWAVRRDWRWGALLGVFAAGYLPWFLYPERTMYYFYALPVQPFLMLMLAGMLGLVLGRPEDSVRRRRAGLVVVGVFTAAVLMLSAHFAPVWYAETVPYGQWRERMWFAAWI; encoded by the coding sequence ATGACTTCCGTGAGTTCCTCGGTGCGCGCCCCAGCCCCCGGCCCGGTGACCCGGGCCGCGGACCCGGTGACCACGCTGCGCCGGTCCCTCGCCCCGGACGCCCTGCGGGAACGGCTGCTGCCGCCCGCCGCGGCGCTGCCCCGCCTGGCCTGGCTGGCGCCGCTGCTGGTCGTGGTGCTGGGCGGGGTGCTGCGCTTCCACGGGCTCTCCCACCCGGACGCGATCGTCTTCGACGAGACGTACTACGTGAAGGACTCCTACTCCCTGCTGCGCTACGGCTACGAGCGGCAGTGGCCGGAGGGCGCGGACGAGCTGTTCGTGGCGGGCACTCCGCCCGAGGCCCTGAGCGGCCCGTCCTACGTGGTCCACCCGCCGGTCGGCAAGTGGCTCATCGCCTGGGGGATGTGGCTGGTCGGCGCCGAGGACCCCGTGGGGTGGCGCTTCTCCTCGGCGCTGTTCGGCACGCTGTCGATCGCGCTGGTGTGCGCCGCCGGGTGGCTGCTCTTCCGCTCGGTCACGGTGGCCACGCTCGCGGGGCTGTTCACCGCCGTGGACGGGCTGCACCTGGTGCAGTCGCGGCTGGCGATGCTGGACGTGTTCCTGATGTTCTTCGTCCTGCTCGCCTTCGTCCTGCTCCTGCTGGACCGGCGGGACGGCCGCCGCCGCCTGGTCGCCCGGCTGGGGGTGCCCCCCGGCGAGCGGGTGCCGGAGGCGCAGCTGGCCCGCCGCCTCGCGTGGGGGCCGTGGCTGGGGGTGCGCTGGTGGCGGATCGCCGCGGGCGTGGCCTGCGGGCTGGCGGTCGGCGTGAAGTGGAGCGCCCTGTTCCTGGTCGCCGGCCTCGGGGTGCTCACGGTGCTCTGGGACCTCAACGCCCGCCGCACGGCCGGGATCCGGCACTGGTTGCCGGCCGCGGTGCTCAAGGACGGCGTGCCGGCGTTCCTGGCGGTGGTCGGCACGGGAGCGGTGGCCTACGTGCTCACGTGGACGGGTTGGCTCGCCTCGACCGGCGCCTACGACCGCCGGTGGGCGCAGGATCACCCGGGCGAGGGCGTGCTGTGGCTGCCCGCTCCCCTGCGCTCGCTGTGGGCCTACCACTCCTCCGCCTACGGCTTCCACAGCGGCCTGGGCACCGAGCACTCCTACGAGGCGCTGCCGTGGCTGTGGCTGACCCTGGGCCGGCCCACCTCCTACTTCTACGAGGCGCCCGAACGGGGTGCGGCCGGATGCACCGTGGAGCACTGCTCGCAGGCCATCCTCAACATCGGCAACCCGTTGCTGTGGTGGACGGGGATCGCCGCCGTGCTCGTGGCGGCGTGGCTGTGGGCGGTACGGCGGGACTGGCGCTGGGGGGCGCTGCTCGGCGTGTTCGCCGCCGGGTACCTGCCCTGGTTCCTGTACCCGGAGCGGACCATGTACTACTTCTACGCGCTGCCCGTGCAACCGTTCCTGATGCTGATGCTGGCCGGGATGCTGGGACTGGTGCTGGGCCGGCCGGAGGACTCCGTGCGCCGGCGGCGGGCGGGCCTCGTGGTGGTCGGGGTGTTCACGGCCGCGGTGCTGATGCTGAGCGCCCACTTCGCCCCCGTCTGGTACGCCGAGACGGTGCCCTACGGGCAGTGGCGGGAGCGGATGTGGTTCGCCGCCTGGATCTGA
- a CDS encoding formate/nitrite transporter family protein, with protein MSYVHPSDFVTKMIDAGEAKVFMSTRDTLIRAFMAGAILALAAAFAVTVTVQTGQAVVGALLFPVGFCLLYLLGFDLLTGVFTLVPLALIDKRPGVTVRSMLRNWGLVFLGNFAGAFTVAVMMAIIFTYGFSTAPDEVGQAIGSIGEGRTVGYADYGAAGMLTLFVRAVLCNWMVSTGVVAAMMSTSVSGKVIAMWMPILLFFYMGFEHSIVNMFLFPSGLILGGDFSVMDYLVWNEIPTVLGNLVGGLTFVGLTLYATHARTGLTRPRPVAHDVPVAAE; from the coding sequence ATGTCCTACGTGCATCCCTCGGACTTCGTCACGAAGATGATCGACGCCGGTGAGGCGAAGGTCTTCATGTCCACCCGGGACACCTTGATCCGGGCGTTCATGGCCGGGGCCATCCTGGCCCTGGCCGCGGCGTTCGCCGTGACCGTCACCGTGCAGACCGGTCAGGCGGTGGTCGGGGCGCTGCTCTTCCCGGTCGGCTTCTGCCTGCTGTACCTGCTCGGCTTCGACCTGCTGACCGGGGTGTTCACCCTGGTGCCCCTGGCCCTGATCGACAAGCGTCCCGGCGTCACGGTGCGGTCGATGCTGCGCAACTGGGGGCTCGTCTTCCTCGGCAACTTCGCCGGGGCGTTCACCGTGGCCGTCATGATGGCGATCATCTTCACCTACGGCTTCTCCACCGCGCCCGACGAGGTCGGACAGGCCATCGGCTCGATCGGGGAGGGCCGCACGGTCGGCTACGCCGACTACGGCGCCGCCGGGATGCTGACCCTGTTCGTCCGGGCCGTGCTGTGCAACTGGATGGTCTCCACCGGTGTGGTCGCCGCGATGATGTCCACGAGCGTCTCCGGCAAGGTGATCGCCATGTGGATGCCCATCCTGCTCTTCTTCTACATGGGCTTCGAGCACTCGATCGTCAACATGTTCCTGTTCCCCTCCGGCCTGATCCTCGGCGGCGACTTCTCCGTCATGGACTACCTGGTGTGGAACGAGATCCCCACCGTGCTCGGCAACCTGGTGGGCGGGCTGACCTTCGTGGGGCTCACCCTCTACGCCACCCACGCCCGGACGGGCCTCACCCGCCCCCGCCCGGTGGCCCACGACGTGCCCGTCGCCGCGGAGTGA
- the cynS gene encoding cyanase: MTPIMTRSDAVELVVAARLRRGLSWHEIAEQIGAAPVWTTAALLGQHPLSAEQAGRVCELLGLDGTVAESLQRQPSRGADPARMADPTIYRFTEALAVYGPALKELIHEEFGDGIMSAINFRVDVSRRPDPDGDRVVVTFDGKFLDYKW; this comes from the coding sequence ATGACCCCCATCATGACCAGATCCGACGCCGTCGAGCTCGTGGTCGCCGCCCGGTTGCGGCGCGGACTGTCCTGGCACGAGATCGCCGAGCAGATCGGCGCCGCACCGGTGTGGACCACCGCCGCGCTGCTCGGGCAGCACCCGCTGAGCGCGGAACAGGCCGGCCGGGTGTGCGAGCTCCTCGGGCTGGACGGGACGGTGGCCGAGAGCCTGCAGCGGCAGCCGTCCCGGGGCGCCGACCCGGCACGCATGGCCGACCCCACGATCTACCGCTTCACCGAGGCGCTGGCCGTCTACGGACCGGCCCTCAAGGAGCTCATCCACGAGGAGTTCGGGGACGGGATCATGAGCGCGATCAACTTCCGGGTCGACGTCTCCCGCCGCCCGGACCCGGACGGCGACCGCGTCGTGGTCACCTTCGACGGGAAGTTCCTCGACTACAAGTGGTGA
- a CDS encoding L,D-transpeptidase, which produces MPLSSRPDRAPCAVPARRLLALGTVTALLATGCAYSAGAHSGEPAPTAASSTGSPATPPPSATPTATSAATPAATGPADPQSAGVVVTPADAAVEHNPVDPVVVRTGRGELGEVVLVPAAGGEPVPGERSADGRTWTSTDVLAFDTAYVLHWTAAAGGTPSAGTSTFSTVSAAQEVDARVNVAEGGTYGTGQILQFTFSEPVLHRDEIERAITVRGGGDRAGAFRWYSDTVLRYRPAETWEPHSEVTVSLDLLGLDVGGGMIGNHDLRRSFSIGAEHYARVDDATKTLTAYVDGEVAGTFPVTLGNPDWPSTTGRKVIMEQAPSYLFKASSLSLQPGDPHWYETFWASNVSRLTASGEFVHQALPSAMPVLGQANVSHGCVGMSAEGARFIHDVFRPGDIVEVVGTGYPQADPDDGYGDWNIPLEHYADESWKGNW; this is translated from the coding sequence ATGCCCCTGTCCTCCCGTCCCGACCGCGCGCCCTGCGCGGTCCCGGCCCGCCGCCTGCTCGCCCTGGGCACGGTGACGGCCCTGCTCGCCACCGGCTGCGCGTACTCCGCCGGGGCCCACTCCGGTGAGCCCGCTCCCACCGCCGCGTCCTCCACCGGGTCGCCGGCGACGCCGCCCCCGAGCGCGACGCCGACCGCCACGTCCGCTGCCACGCCGGCCGCCACGGGGCCGGCCGACCCGCAGTCGGCTGGCGTCGTGGTCACGCCCGCGGACGCCGCCGTCGAGCACAACCCCGTGGACCCGGTCGTGGTGCGCACCGGCCGGGGCGAGCTGGGCGAGGTCGTGCTCGTGCCCGCCGCCGGCGGGGAGCCCGTGCCCGGGGAGCGCTCCGCGGACGGACGCACGTGGACCAGCACGGACGTGCTGGCCTTCGACACCGCGTACGTGCTGCACTGGACCGCCGCGGCCGGCGGCACCCCGAGCGCCGGCACGAGCACGTTCAGCACCGTCTCGGCGGCCCAGGAGGTCGACGCGCGGGTCAACGTGGCCGAGGGCGGAACCTACGGCACCGGTCAGATCCTGCAGTTCACCTTCTCGGAGCCCGTCCTGCACCGCGACGAGATCGAGCGGGCGATCACCGTGCGCGGCGGCGGCGACCGGGCCGGGGCCTTCCGCTGGTACTCCGACACCGTGCTGCGCTACCGGCCCGCGGAGACCTGGGAGCCGCACTCCGAGGTGACCGTCTCCCTCGACCTGCTGGGCCTGGACGTGGGCGGCGGGATGATCGGCAACCACGACCTGCGCCGCAGCTTCTCGATCGGCGCCGAGCACTACGCCCGCGTCGACGACGCGACCAAGACGCTGACGGCCTACGTCGACGGCGAGGTCGCCGGGACGTTCCCCGTCACCCTCGGCAACCCCGACTGGCCCTCCACCACGGGCCGGAAGGTCATCATGGAGCAGGCCCCCAGCTACCTGTTCAAGGCCTCCTCGCTGAGCCTGCAGCCCGGCGACCCGCACTGGTACGAGACCTTCTGGGCCTCCAACGTGTCCCGGCTGACGGCCAGCGGCGAGTTCGTGCACCAGGCCCTGCCCTCGGCGATGCCCGTCCTGGGCCAGGCCAACGTCTCGCACGGGTGCGTGGGCATGTCCGCCGAGGGCGCGAGGTTCATCCACGACGTCTTCCGCCCCGGCGACATCGTGGAGGTCGTCGGCACCGGGTACCCGCAGGCCGACCCCGACGACGGCTACGGCGACTGGAACATCCCGCTGGAGCACTACGCCGACGAGTCGTGGAAGGGCAACTGGTGA
- a CDS encoding TIGR03089 family protein, which translates to MDTPIPASVPRLVDRLRRSSHPALIWYGQDGERVELSGRVLDNWAAKTANLWVDELDLQAGDVVALGDEVHWRSLAVALGTWTMGAALRPVDPSGGAPEPGDRAVAGLVDPRGELPALLGRVPSGARAVVLDRPALSLGYRGELPGGDALDYCAEVRSHADVYEGLEEPDPDGPALWAAGADGPLSHGALLPGAAARVSGREQAWGGAAAVHVPGRRMDAEHLLRALGVLAGGRAVVVTDRPADGTDPSWTSVLAAENAVAF; encoded by the coding sequence TTGGACACCCCGATCCCCGCCTCTGTCCCCCGCTTGGTGGACAGGTTGCGCCGGAGCAGCCACCCCGCCCTCATCTGGTACGGGCAGGACGGCGAGCGCGTGGAGCTCTCCGGCCGGGTGCTGGACAACTGGGCGGCCAAGACCGCGAACCTGTGGGTGGACGAGCTGGACCTGCAGGCGGGCGACGTCGTCGCCCTGGGCGACGAGGTGCACTGGCGCAGCCTCGCCGTGGCCCTGGGCACGTGGACCATGGGCGCCGCGCTGCGGCCGGTCGACCCGTCCGGAGGCGCCCCGGAGCCCGGTGACCGGGCCGTGGCGGGTCTCGTGGACCCCCGGGGCGAGCTTCCCGCCCTGCTCGGGCGGGTGCCCTCCGGGGCGCGGGCGGTGGTGTTGGACCGCCCGGCGCTCTCCCTCGGATACCGGGGGGAGCTGCCCGGCGGGGACGCGCTGGACTACTGCGCCGAGGTGCGGTCCCACGCGGACGTGTACGAGGGACTCGAGGAGCCGGACCCGGACGGCCCCGCCCTGTGGGCGGCGGGAGCGGACGGGCCCCTGAGCCACGGGGCGCTGCTGCCGGGCGCCGCCGCGCGCGTGTCCGGTCGGGAGCAGGCATGGGGCGGTGCCGCGGCGGTGCACGTGCCGGGACGGCGGATGGACGCGGAGCACCTGCTGCGCGCCCTGGGGGTGCTGGCCGGTGGCCGGGCGGTGGTCGTCACGGACCGGCCGGCGGACGGCACCGACCCGTCCTGGACGTCCGTGCTGGCGGCCGAGAACGCCGTGGCGTTCTGA
- a CDS encoding DUF3499 domain-containing protein, translated as MSSSGSATRRCSRQTCTRDAVTTLTYVYSDSTAVVGPLAGHAEPHAYDLCAVHSDRLTVPRGWQVVRLELPEDRARREDIGAVAEAVREPEPPAAVRERPRAVLRDVSLPRSAAPRDTPPARRPPEPVRRDVPMPDSLRRPHLRRPIGHGGAAVPEA; from the coding sequence ATGAGCTCCTCCGGCAGTGCCACCCGACGTTGCTCCCGCCAGACCTGCACGCGGGACGCGGTCACGACCCTCACCTACGTGTACTCGGACTCGACCGCCGTCGTCGGACCGCTGGCCGGCCACGCCGAGCCCCACGCCTACGACCTGTGCGCGGTGCACTCCGACCGGCTCACGGTGCCGCGCGGCTGGCAGGTGGTGCGCCTGGAGCTGCCGGAGGACCGGGCACGCCGTGAGGACATCGGCGCCGTGGCCGAGGCGGTCCGCGAGCCGGAGCCGCCCGCGGCCGTCCGGGAGCGTCCCCGGGCCGTGCTGCGCGACGTGTCCCTGCCCCGCTCCGCCGCGCCCCGGGACACGCCCCCGGCCCGCCGCCCCCCGGAGCCCGTCCGGCGCGACGTCCCGATGCCCGACAGCCTGCGGCGGCCGCACCTGCGCCGGCCCATCGGGCACGGGGGCGCGGCGGTGCCCGAGGCCTGA